A region of the Gymnogyps californianus isolate 813 chromosome 20, ASM1813914v2, whole genome shotgun sequence genome:
gaacttttttcttctctgttggaGCTCCCAACATAGGGCAAAGTATTGCACTACACTGAGATTTCAattcttttcctcccagagaGACCTAAACGTCCCCAACAACACGTTTATTTTGTtggaatagaagaaaaatctagaCCCGAGAAAGACTGCAACCTACTCTGTCTTGCCAAGGCAATAGCTATGCAATGTGCTCTCTTCAGATGCTGGACAGAAAGATAAGGAGAACTTGGAACATAAAAATGTGGATTCCATACAACTGCTTCTCAGATCTCTCTTCCAATCAGTTTGCACTGACTTCCAAAAGCATAACTTCTCCAGGAACACAGCTAACATGAGCACTTTACTCAGATGCTTCAACAGAACTCCACAAATCTTATGTTCTGTCAGGCTTTCTTCTCTTAGCACCTCTACAAAAAGGGATTCTGAAGTGATGACCCATACCTTTATCTTTTGGTCCATACTAACATATTAAACAATACCTTCCTGTACCTCTGATGCCAAATGAAACCGAAGTGCAGCTAAAGGTACCCAAATTCCTGGATGTGCAGCCATCTCTTTGGCACCACAGTTCATCTGATGTCAGCGCTTGTTTATAGGCTGAAGTGTTTATAGGCTGGCAAATTCTCATTGTGAGGACCTGTTCACAGGCTAGTATAGcttacaaagtaaaaaataatcctttttcttccctgttcagtatttcttttaatgttatgAGATAATTGacatttcttccctctctctgctctcaTTTATTAAGGTGATAATGcttctgaagtatttaataAATTCCATCCGAACATCTTCAGGATCTTCTTCTAAGTTGGAATGTATTAGTTTTAGCTTGTTCAGCGGGTAAGCTTTgaaggtaaataaaaaataattaggtaTATTCCTTTTATAAAAGAAGTATTCACAATCAAGGTCATGGGACAGCTCATGCTGAAGTCAGTTGGAGTTCAGTAGTATCCGATGTTTGATACCCCCGATAACATACAACACGTGAAGAAGAAATGCATCATAGTTTGTTAGCATTACAAACAAGTACAACTTGTTGCTAGATTAAATTCTTCAAACATTATTATTAAAGCTTAAAGTACTGGTTTTGGTCTCACATTCAGTTAGGCAGAATCAAACAATTCAGCACTGAATTGCAATTTTACTATTGAAGTGATATGACATTCTTTGATTACTTAAAAAATATGGAACaatatattaaatatgtattagTATATTAATACTtataataaatatgtatttgtttgaacactggaacaggttgcccagaggcAGTGTGTGTTCTCATTTGTATAAACAAccacaaataattttgcagtatATAAGGTACCCATTACTAATTTTAAGAGGAAGATCATTagccttttatttcaaagggCTCCTATTCTTTTGATCGATAAAATGCAGGCTTAAATGGCCTCAAAAGTGTCAGTtaacaaaagataaaattcaGTGTAAGAAACAAACTACTAGTGATGACGAAATATGGCTGGAGTTCTAATTCCTGGCTCAGCTGCATACTCAGTGTGTGACCTTACAGAAGTCACTCAAACTTTTCTTGCCTTTACTTTCCCTTTTGTGAAATAGGAATATTGCTCACCTTCTAGATGACCTTTGAAATTCACTATTTCTGTTTTTGCAAAGCACTCTAGTATTCTTTGATTGgcagatttaaatgaaaaatgcaagccATAAATATGAACAGTTTTAAAGATACGTAGATCAATAAAAAAACTCTGAGTTACAGATCAAgttttccatcttctttcttACCCAAGGACAGATTTTCTGTGTCCCCCGCACTGCCTGGCTTGTGATGTGCAACTAGGAGACACTGACTATCAAGCAGCGGCTGCTGCTGCACGAAACAGGAGTACCACGTTTCAATTTCTTTCAGGTGACTGGGCAGCTCAGGATTGAAGATTATTATTACGCCATGAGAGTCCTTCATCAGAGCTGGCCAGCATGTTTCAAACCTTGAAAAACAGGTGCATGAAAATGGTAAGATTGatagctggaaaacagaaacatgcaCTCAAAcgtcaagttttctttttccctcctcaagAACACATTTCAGTACTTTATTATAACATTAGTAATCTTGCCAGTGACCTATCacattccaaatattttaacttaCCTATTATGTTAGTTGGTCCCATGATTTGCTGACAATGTAGTGTTTGGTCAAATGcttatttaaactttttcccTAAAAACGGACCTGTCCAGTTCTCAGTTGTATCTTTTGGAAATTAAGGCCTCAATGATATATATACATTGTTTGATGTCCACTCACATAATAACTTCAAGGAGATAAAGGCAATTGCAGAGTGGGCCTCTGTCTCCTGTACCTGTAACTTCATTCTAGGAGCGATGGACTTTACTGTTATACTCAGTCCTTATACAAAACAAAGTTGTGTCAGCTGGGATCATGGCAGAGAGTACCTAGTATCAGATGCTTTATAGCAGAAAGCTATAAAAAGATATAATGGGGTAAAGAGTCAGGAATATTCCTCATCTAGAAAAGTTCATTTGTTTTAGGCCTTAAGTATGAATATTTTGTGTAAACAGAACTATTATGAATTAAGTAACCTGGAGTAAGTAACAACGATGCTGGCTTACTTTTGATCACCACTGCAATCCCACAACTCAAATCGACACCCAGCTCCCTTGCTGTTACCGTTCAAGTTTGGCTTCTCATACTCCAGGATCCTGTGAAAATGAGTGGATATACAATGTGGTATCATTCTACACACCACCACAACGAGAGAGCGGGACTTTCTGAGGGGCAGGCAATTGTCTGGGGGTTGGTTCAGTCAGCATGCCACGAGGTTTCGCTCACCTTACACCTTGCGTCGGGCTGTAGCTGCCAATCCCTTCTATGCTCTCGGAAACAAAGTTTGCCAACACCGATTTTCCAGACTGGCAGAAAGCAGGAGTGAAACAACACCCGTAGGAATTTAATGTGCCAAAGCCACAGCGAAGACAAGAGCACAGTGTTTACCCAAGcaccctgctctccctccaGCTAAGGCCCGTCTGCATGCAGGCCCGCCCTCTCCGCCCTCCCGCCTccagggacaccccccccccccccgcctccacAGCCGCATCCCCTGTACGGCGATGCCGCCAGCGCGCCATAGGAGCCCCGCCTAAGGCGGGCCGGAGGGACTGCGGCCCTCAGGGGGCAGGCGCGGGCCTTGGGGAGGGCGGTCAAGGGCCCGGGGCGGAGGTAAATACGGCCTCGGAGACAGGCGGCGGCGGGAgaggggcgggcgggcgggcggggaagGCTCCCGCGGGCCCGGGGCGCGCTCACCTCGCGGggccccaccagcagcaccttCACCTTCAGCATGGCGGGCCGGGGGGCAgctcctcccgcccgcccgTTGCCCAGCAACGCGGCCGCGCTGCCCGCGCGGGGAAGGGGGAACAGGGGAAGGCGCGCTGCGATTGGCGCCGCCGCCGTCACGTGCCGGGGGGCGGTGCGCGCGCGGGTCTGGCCGCCGCCCGGCCGTCGTGAGGTGAGGACCCGCCCGGCCGGCGGGGAGCCCCGCAatgcggcgggggggggcgggcccGCTTGGGTTCCCGCTCCGCCTGGCCGAGCCGCCCGCGGCAGCTgctgtccctctcctcctcacacACAGCAGGGCCCGTGGCGCGGGAGATGGACGCGGCCTCTCAGGTATCCTGGTGGTGGGTTTGCCCCGGGCCCCTCCTGGCGGAGCTGGCGGTGTGGCAGCGGCGGGCTCGGGCCCTGTGAGCACCCAAGGCTCCCGTACGCTACCCGCAGTGGCGTTTGCAGCACCTGTACAGCCTTAAACCTTAACCATTGTGCCCTGAGGGGACCCCCAGCTTTTGTGTCCATCGGGCGGGACTGGCAGCAGATCCTCCTGCCCACACTGTTTTGGGGAGAGGTGTCCCGTTGGCCTTTCTGTCCTCTGGAAAGCAAGAGTCAGGCTAACAGTTACTAAACACACTTAAAAATCACACAGTGCTCATGTACCGCTCTGGTGTCCCTCACTAGCTTGAGAAGTGCTGTCCTTGCCTGACGTTTCATTGCGATTTTAACTGCAGATTCTCCTTGAATGGACAATGAAGCAAGCTCTTGAAGTTTCTTATTAAGGCTTGTTAGGGGAAGCAAGAggcttttttaaattgcagcttctaagaaaaaaacatctggcAGACAGATGTGCTGCTTCAGAGCTGTTTAGTGCCCAGGTACAATAGCAGTTTTAGACAAGCTTTCACATAGGGCCTCTAGGTGCTACCataatgtaaatgtttattACTAGTACTACTAATAAATGTGAACCAGAATTGCTCTGCTGTCACTGAGGGGGTAGAGTCTTTTCTATCACACTGTAGACTTATTTGCTGTTTCACTCCTTACATAGGGATAATTCAGGATGGTTCAATGTGGCAGTGGCATCCCACCAttcacacagtattttaaacttTGGAAAACCCTTTGTTTTCAGGCTGGTAGGACAGACACGATGAAAAAACAGTAGTTGCACCTAGCACTGAATTTGATTCTGCTGTAGCAGACTGgatgtgtattttctgtttgtgaagaTCCACGTGTGATTCAGGACCAAATTCACAATGAACTGGGAGAACTCGTAGTTAATCCTTTCTGCAGCTATGttgttttccacatttcagACCTACTAACTtccaaagaaaagacagaaagggtgacccagagagaagaaattagGACAGCCTCTCTTATTAGCTGGCACATGTTATTAGCTGCCACTAGCACATCAAGAGAAATGTGTTATAAAGGGTTCTATTGTggacagcagcacagaagaggggaaaaaaaaaaaaaagagtaagaggTAGCTGAAACTGGGTAAAACTGGCTGTTTGTGGCTGTTTGTGCAGCTGCCCAGAAAGCAATTAGGATTAATTTTTAGATGAAGTGTCAGATAGGGTCTTTGTGTGTTTATATTAGCCACTGAAGAGTAAGGAGAGCACAGCTAACTAAGGCTGCAATTTTTGCATTTATCCATGTGATTTAGGGTTTGAAGTCACTTTAGAAAGTTGGAATTAAGCTTCCAAGCCACTTAGGGTGATGTTTTCAAAGGCGTCTAAGTCAAGTACATTTGATGTTATCAGCATCTGCCTTAGGTGTATGGGTAAAGTTATGTTAGTTACTGATGTATTGTTTGCTGAGAGTACATGTGTACAAATCAGCAAGGCCATTTTGCTTCACTTATTTAAAACTCTTTGTTagactgcagcagagagaaaactcCAGCAGTAAGCGAACTACTTCCAGACAATACTGGTAATGGTCCATAAGTCTTGCATTTATTAGATAGCTGTTTTCCACCATAATGTTTTGGTAGCAAGCAAAACTTATAATCTCCAGATGATTCTCCATGGACAGatcctccttcttccttcaaAAGCCAAAAGCAACTGCAGGCTATCaataatatttcaataaaactgtTCTTCACTCTAGAAATGTCTATGAGAACTCACTGAGACACACTGACTGCTGTATCAAGGCATGTGATGCTTGTTGCCTGAATTGCAGATAAGAGGACTTTGCCTCCAAGTTAGAGGCCCACAGGTTTTACTGGAAGCAGCAGTAAAATGTAGTGCCAGCCACCTTTCAGATAATACTTTAGCACTTGCAAATCATTCAGTCTTTTGGAGAACAGTATTTTAAGTTtgcattatatttcatttaatgtGGCATATAAAAATTTTCCTATGAAAACAActcaaaaaatctttcagaagaTTTTGTGGCTCAGTACTGGTACTTTGTTTAATGTATTGTAACGATGTTTCCAAACTTTGGAAAACATGCCCTAGAGCGCTCAAATCGCGTGTGAAAATAATGCCTTGGTTAGAAGTACAACCACATGGCAAGAGTTACCATGAGAATGAATACTCTGCCTGTTTGTTGTGCGTTGCATGACATTTATTGTGTGTGTGCGGAAACAGCTTTCTAGTGGGCACAGGCAGAGACCTGCATTACATCCTCTGTTTATTTATACTGGTGCATTTGGGGGCAAGGCATAGCATAGAAGaattgaaaggaagaaacaccTATTTTTGTGCACTGAAGcctgttattaaaaattaaggaGGTCAATATTGTTGTAAATTTGAAGCTGGTTGCTTAAGAAGCTCAGGGAAGGGATATGTCTCTGAGGTTCAAAGCCTAGTTGATTAAGTAAATGATGAAGGTTTGGATGAAGTGTGGCTGTCCTCTGGATAAAGTTTTGGTAGAGCTATGAAAAAGGACCAAAAGGAAACAGGACATTAAGGTGCATTGACAGGGGTGCAGTGGAGCTGCTCTTTATCATGAGTCTTTCACTTAAAAGTGGCTGCTAAAGAGGGGTAAGCACTCAGTTCAGTCTTTCTCTCTCAGAAAACCTATTCTGGAATCAATAGGAAAAGCTCATGCAAAACCTGTTGCTTGGTTCATGCCAACGGATTGTCAAGGACTACAGCTCTGATTTATATGTGGTCTCAAAGTCCTTCCCAGAGGAGATGAGgatctttatttccattttatagatggagaaacaaaagcagagaagggTTAAATGACTTCCCTGAGGAACCCGCCTGGCTGACAGCAGATCTAGGATTAATTAACATGACTCTAACTGTCAGTGCAAGCTGTGGCCAGtcacagaggaggcagggaggcagaCAACTCAGCAGCCAATGTATTTTCCTGACCAGCGGACATGAACTTAGTGACACCTTAAGCAGCCCAATTCTCCCTATGTACCTTCATCAAAGTCAGTGGAAGTTCCCAAGGGATGAATTTGACTTGCTCCATTTATGCAGTGAtgtataaacaaaacagaaggagCAGCAGTCTACCTCCACGACCCCCCCAAGAAAACACGCCAAAGCGCTCTGATTTTTGAGTTACAATACGTGAATCCAGAAATAGGATTTAGTTTCTATGGTTTAAATCTTAAGGTATAGCTGCCGATGATGTCTCTGATAGACGCTGTTTTGCTTATTCTAAAGTGGTTGCTCTGATCCCATTCTGTAGAGCAACAGTAACACCTAGTGGCTAAACATGCCAGTCCAttgcctcctttctttccttcccttcaagAAGTACGAGTTGGAGGGGACATGGTGTGATTGACAGTTTTGACTTGCAAGGCCAACACTTAGGATCTCCAGGGAtttgccattttcctttcaacCCCCCACCatgttctgttttctattaaaagtgGTAGATGAAATATGAAactcttcctcccacctcccaacCCCCTTCACTTTTCTGGCTCATGGAGAAGGTTGTTCCAGTCCATCTTGATCTGTAGGTGGGTGGGCTGTGAGTGGCCGAGCCTACTGCTTCCAGCTTGGAGCACTCAGATTTTTGTAAGGAAtccaagcttttttctttttctttttttgtctgaaaaggaTCAAGCAGATCATCTGATGGAGGTTGGTGACCTCAGTGCATTTGATAATGTGGTGTTAACTTGCCTGCGTTAAGGCAGACCAAACCGATCTGTTCCAAGAAGTACCATTTCTTAAGATGTGGTATGCAGGATTGTTTGCCATGATCTACTGGGACTGCTAATTCATCAGAGAGGGACCCCCtagaaaaattgcatttgagAGGAAAGAACCCACAGATGTTTATTGTGTTAGCAGGAGAGCCCTTCAGAGGGTCTTCTTTCCCCCTCACAGGAGAAAGTTTAaatttttccatggaaaaaaacattaaggaaAAGTATTTCCACTAAAGCCCAGATCATTTGCATTTGTAAACAGAGCCTCAACTCTTTGTGGGAATTACAATACTGAGACATTATGGTCTCATCATATTCATTTAGGCTTCTGGTTTAGGTATTCTGAATTACCCGTTGGAAGCATCTATTTAGGAGAGTCTTCACTGCCTGTTGACAGAGCCTGGACTCTTAATTTATGCTGTGGATGCATGCTCTTACATATGACATAAACTTGTATCACCACCCACTCAAAGAAGTAGTATTGCCTCCATTCACGTCCCCAGCTCTCCATCTAGCTTCCTTCCAAGTACCTGTTTAGATGGAATTGATTTAATTGAAAACTAGTCTGAtgcctctggaaaaaaaaaaaaaatcagctcccTGAACCTGTTCACTGCGTAACTGCCCAAACACCTGGTGCTAACAGAAAGAAGGTAATGAGGACCAGTGGGGTTGTGGCCAAGTAGGACAAGGATAGAACCATTTCTTTCGGCTACTGTGCAGATGTACACTGCATTAAAGCGTGCATATAGTCATACCATTAGTCAGACCTCTTAAATTTGGTGTTCTCAACACCTGTTTGTGAGAGCAGTCAAAGAGAAATACAGCCTGATGgtgagaaatgagaaatagtGTGCGGGGATGTGTTGGGCACCCTTTACTCTTAGAAGAGAGCATGGCAGCCTTGTTGGGCTGGGCAAAAAACCTTTCTTTATGTTTGGTAAAAACGGTTTCATAGGTGGTAGACTAGAAGGTACTGAAACAAGACAATCAAAGGATAATTGTT
Encoded here:
- the IFT22 gene encoding intraflagellar transport protein 22 homolog isoform X3 produces the protein MLKVKVLLVGPRESGKSVLANFVSESIEGIGSYSPTQGVRFETCWPALMKDSHGVIIIFNPELPSHLKEIETWYSCFVQQQPLLDSQCLLVAHHKPGSAGDTENLSLAYPLNKLKLIHSNLEEDPEDVRMEFIKYFRSIITLINESREREEMSIIS
- the IFT22 gene encoding intraflagellar transport protein 22 homolog isoform X2; protein product: MHYFALKTGSGKSVLANFVSESIEGIGSYSPTQGVRILEYEKPNLNGNSKGAGCRFELWDCSGDQKFETCWPALMKDSHGVIIIFNPELPSHLKEIETWYSCFVQQQPLLDSQCLLVAHHKPGSAGDTENLSLAYPLNKLKLIHSNLEEDPEDVRMEFIKYFRSIITLINESREREEMSIIS
- the IFT22 gene encoding intraflagellar transport protein 22 homolog isoform X1: MLKVKVLLVGPRESGKSVLANFVSESIEGIGSYSPTQGVRILEYEKPNLNGNSKGAGCRFELWDCSGDQKFETCWPALMKDSHGVIIIFNPELPSHLKEIETWYSCFVQQQPLLDSQCLLVAHHKPGSAGDTENLSLAYPLNKLKLIHSNLEEDPEDVRMEFIKYFRSIITLINESREREEMSIIS